The genomic region ATTTTAAGTTTACCTCGGCGGCCCTCTTACGGTTGGGCACCGTCGTATATCGCCGCGTCGGCGACAAGGAGAGGGTAGAGGATTTAGAAAAGCACATTGATGAAGAAATTCTAGCCCCATTAGAAGAAAATCTCCGCGTCGAGGCCAAAAAAGTTGATCTGCTCTATGATGCAGAGGTCGGCAAAATCAAAAAAACCGTTGTTTTCACCAAACCCATTAAGGCCACCGTTGACCTGACTTCTCCCGGGGCCATGCGCATCCTGGATATCTTACTTGACTTTGATAAGCTGATAGTCAAACTGGCCGAACTGTGGTTCGCCAAAAAGATTACCAATCGGCAGTATGTCGAGGTCCAGGACAACTGCCGCAACGCCTTGAAGGAATCCGAAAAGCAAATCGAACGGCTGGTCCGCCAAACCCTGAATCGGGCTGGCGAGCCCGAAGAAGAAGCCACTGTGACCGCGGAGCCCGAATCTGAACCGGCTGAAACCAGCGAAACCTCAGCCAGGTCTGGCCGGAAACGCCGTCAGGCCGCAGAAGCCTCTCCTGAAACCGAAGCATGTCCGAAGTTCTTTGCCACGAATGTCTTGACGGCCAGGAGCTGGGCCGGATCATCCGGGGTCTGGAGAAGCGAATCGCGAAGGCATATCGGAAAAATAAGTTAAGCGAAGTCAAAAAACTTAAAAATATCCTGGCCGGCTTGGTGGTAATTGCGGACCTGGCTGTCTCGAATGATGTTTTGCTGGGTCTAGGTTGAAGTGGGAATCGGCTCCTCCCAAAATAGGGGGGAGCCGATCAAAACCAACCGATTTCTGTGTCCAAAAATTCGGAGAGTCCGGAATGATAATTAACTGTTGACCAATACCTTTAAATTGATAATCATATCAATATGAAAGCGATAGCCTTTGATACCTTGGGGTTTGCCAAGCGGCTGCGTGAAGCGGATTTTACCGAGAAACAGGCCGAGGTCCTGGCTACGGCAGTAGCAGAGATTATCGAGAGCCGCCGGGCCACCAAAGAAGATATTGCCTTGCTGCAACGCGATATAAAAGAACTGGAACTTCGCTTAGAAGAAAAAATCAGTATGGCCGAATTACGCCTCAAACACGACCTCACCCTGCGCCTGGGTATCATGAATACCGCGGCCGTGGCCATTGTCGCCGCCCTGGTCAAGCTGCGTGCAGCCGCAATCTTCATCGGTTTCCCGGTCTGAGGGTTGCGCCCCTGCCGTTCCTGGCGCTCGCCGACCGTAAAAGTACCGAAACCGGCTAGAGTTAGCTTGCCCTCAGTCTGCAAGATGTTGGTAATACCGTTGATCAGGGCATTAAGAGTTTTCTCCGCATCGACCTTGGTTACCTGGGCCTGGTCCGCAATTTTTGAGATCAATTCGGCTTTGGTCATCTCTTTTTCCCCTTTTTAAATTTATTTCAGTTATATCAAGAAATTACAAATTATATTGACCAAATTTATTGACCAACGCCCCTGGATTCGGCCGTT from Deltaproteobacteria bacterium harbors:
- a CDS encoding HU family DNA-binding protein; its protein translation is MTKAELISKIADQAQVTKVDAEKTLNALINGITNILQTEGKLTLAGFGTFTVGERQERQGRNPQTGKPMKIAAARSLTRAATMATAAVFMIPRRRVRSCLRRNSAILIFSSKRSSSSFISRCSKAISSLVARRLSIISATAVARTSACFSVKSASRSRLANPKVSKAIAFILI